A portion of the Cryptomeria japonica chromosome 5, Sugi_1.0, whole genome shotgun sequence genome contains these proteins:
- the LOC131875642 gene encoding chaperone protein dnaJ 20, chloroplastic-like, whose product MEYSASIKGSQAPPRLMIKCASSGISRVRIGARPMHSTSIRAFQSQSASFSSSSSLYDVLCVSPDVSARDIKSAYRRMALKYHPDVCPAAEKEECSRVFLQVQEAYETLSDPLLRQDYDWRVQNMFTVGDYEGGLGSSEVWEAQLMELIRRRSRNDSPSWGSRMRNRNQQGAHAC is encoded by the coding sequence ATGGAGTACAGTGCATCAATTAAGGGTTCACAGGCGCCCCCTCGTCTTATGATCAAGTGTGCTTCTTCTGGGATTTCACGGGTCAGAATTGGAGCGAGGCCAATGCATTCGACAAGTATTAGGGCATTTCAGTCTCAAAgtgcttccttttcttcttcttcttcactgtaTGATGTCCTCTGTGTCTCTCCTGACGTGAGTGCGCGTGATATAAAGAGCGCATATCGTAGGATGGCTCTGAAATACCATCCTGATGTCTGCCCTGCTGCAGAGAAGGAAGAGTGTAGCAGAGTATTTCTTCAAGTCCAGGAGGCTTATGAGACTCTGTCGGATCCTCTGCTCCGCCAGGATTACGATTGGAGAGTGCAGAACATGTTCACAGTAGGCGATTACGAAGGCGGACTAGGGAGTAGTGAGGTGTGGGAAGCTCAGCTGATGGAATTAATTAGAAGGAGATCGAGAAATGACTCGCCGTCATGGGgtagcagaatgagaaatcgaaaCCAACAGGGGGCTCATGCTTGCTGA
- the LOC131049765 gene encoding chaperone protein dnaJ 20, chloroplastic, whose amino-acid sequence MEYSASIKGLQAPRLMSKCASSGISQVRIGARRKHSTSIRAFQSQSASFSSSSSSSLYDVLCISPDVSARDVKNAYRRMALKYHPDICPAAEKEECSRLFLKVQEAYETLSDPLLRQDYDWRLQNMFTVGEYQGRLESSHVWEAQLMELIRRKSGNNSSSWGSGMRRRNQQGTYAC is encoded by the coding sequence ATGGAGTACAGTGCTTCAATTAAGGGTTTACAGGCACCTCGTCTTATGAGCAAGTGTGCTTCTTCTGGAATTTCACAGGTCAGAATTGGAGCCAGGCGAAAGCATTCGACAAGTATTAGGGCATTTCAGTCTCAAAGtgcttccttttcttcatcatcatcatcatcattgtatgatgttctctGTATCTCTCCTGACGTGAGTGCGCGTGATGTAAAGAATGCATACCGTCGGATGGCTCTTAAATACCATCCAGATATCTGCCCTGCTGCAGAGAAAGAAGAATGTAGCAGATTATTTCTTAAAGTTCAGGAGGCTTACGAGACTCTGTCAGATCCTCTGCTCCGCCAGGATTACGATTGGAGACTGCAGAACATGTTCACAGTAGGCGAGTACCAAGGCAGATTAGAGAGTAGTCATGTGTGGGAAGCTCAGCTGATGGAATTAATTAGAAGGAAATCGGGAAATAACTCTTCGTCATGGGGTAGCGGAATGAGAAGACGAAACCAACAGGGAACTTATGCTTGCTGA